The DNA window ATTTATCCAACATAACGCTTATACACAGAGTATCTCGCCTCACGTGAGCCGACCTTCTCATAccaccataaacatcataaacatcaCCAAACATGGTTTCTGACCATCATGAGGAGGCCCTAACCATTACTATTAACTACTATGAGTTTCCTCTACCTGCGTAAGGATACCACACACATGTATTTTTTTACAAGTACAAGATCCAATAGCGAAAAATATGTTGGAGGCCGAAATTTCACATCCTTGACTGGCGTGAGTTTTCACATATTTCGCGCATGTTTCCTTGCAAATACTTGTTATTGTTATTGAGTTTTTATCACGAGTCTTACGAATAATAATGTTAATAGAAAATAATTTATCAGACCATGTGTAAGATTCTTACAaccatttataaatattattcatTTCTTTTTACAATAATATATTACTAATAACATCagtttcattattctttttatttaattaattatctttTACCGTTAATGACATTATTATCTGCCCAATTACTAATGTCTTAATACCGAGTTGAATTTCAACTCATAAAAAAGTCCTTTACTAGTCATTATCTTTACTTAGTTGTTGTTGATGCCGGTGCACTCAATCTCCCTAACATCTCACCCTTTTTTCCCTATAAATTAACCCCCTCCCCTTTTAACAATCTAAACCAAACCCCACACACACATACAACAACACTCACTCTCAATTTCTCAAACCCCTCTTTTGTATCCCAAAAACACAAAGAACAAATAGCTAAATACCAAACACAAAACAACAAAACACAACTTTGAGGAAAGACATGGAGAATGACACAATTAGAAACACTCCTTCTAAATTTTCTCACTCTTCTTCACTTCCACCTCTTGCTTCTCAAATTGTGATGAGTCCTTGTGCTGCTTGCAAGATTTTGAGAAGAAGGTGTGCTGAGAAATGTGTGTTGGCACCTTATTTTCCTCCCACTGAACCTGCCAAATTTACCACTGCTCATCGTGTGTTTGGTGCCAGCAACATCATCAAGTTCTTACAGGTATGGACCACCACCACACTATCTAACTAGCTATATAGACCTACAAAATCTTACTTGatttacattattattttattattacttattaaTTTTCAATAGTTTGCCTATTCAGAATGACAGCCAAACAAAATACAAGATATATCTATGGCTAAGAATTTTGGATCGGACAATATTTCAGATAATATTtggtttaaaaatatataaataaggtCAATCTTTATCTATAAATCGGTTTTGTGCGATTGCGTTAGATTTAACTATATTCTTTAATATGTTATCAGAGTTTGACTTAAGATTTAGTGGATCATTTGTTATTAGATTTCTATTATTTTTCtatccaccatttatttttattcttcaaaTATTCACTTTTCAGATTGAAAGAGTGTGTTAAGAATGACATATCGaacaataattttgaaatatatttatgaGTGAGTATAATCTTCGATTTAAAAGTTGAGTTTATTCCAaccataatttttaatattaataaagaaTTGACTTTCAATTCACATGTGGTGAGATCATctttaataaataataagaaaatttgTAAAATGTTGTTTTATCAAAATTATGATATTACATgtgattttttcaaactctactCAAATAAGTTAACTCTGCACATGATTTGATTATTACaaattttaatgataatatgCACATTTTGAagtcaaatttttataaaataaatgtaGCAATTTAAGATCTGTTGAAATATGAATTTACATTTTGTGTTTGATAAGGGAAagaattcataaaaataaaaaacgtaTTATATATAGCTATGCATCATGCTTTGTATGTAACATGTGATTTTTCTTTTATGAGTCAATATATTGATGAGACAAAAATTTAGAATTGATAACAAATAAAGGATGAGAACGTCTCCATTACTATGTAGTCTAGTAGAAAATTGTTGACCGTCTTATAAATTTCCACATATGGCATTATGTTCATGGGGGACTAATAGATGATAAGACTAATCCCCAATGAATGGACTACCTAATTAATTTATACACCTTgatcattattataaataaatttgatttttttttatatatttgaggGTTGATGAATTTAATCAATATATgaactagatacattaattatcaAATGTATTTAAAAAGTCAAATTTATTTATAAGAATAATCGAAGAGTGTATAGTACAGAGCAATTATAActgcaaatattttattttattctctttATTAAATAATATCAACTAtactataatttataatttatgttaacaaaatgaaataataaactACTATAAACTCACACACAAAATAGAATAGGGTTCGAATCTTCATGTTAGTGTTAAATTTAGTAATATTAGTTTTTGTTAGTTGAATAAAGATTTGAGGACAACAAATCATATATTTATTACATagtaatttatttttgttaaatgGCCAAATTTTCATTCTATTTGAACATGAATAAGTGAGATATCGAAATTTCGATTCTGCACCCATACAATTTAATGTTTCTATATAGTAAATTAACAACGGAGCTGACTTAACACAATTAagtgaaaataatttttagaatTACTTTGTTACACTCTAATCACTTTAGAGCAATCAAATCAAAAAAGTGTAGTGTAACTTTAACCTAAAACAGTTTATTGTCAACATATTACCCATAATTGTTTGAGTTTCTTCATTAGAAGTTTTCTTATTTTTGTTGGTGAATCAGCCCCTTTTTTCAAGCAGAAGGAATGCATGCAGTCTCACTCTTGGCGACAAAAAGCCTAAAATTCATGAATTTTCAACAACCTAAATTTAACATATACCTTATGGTGGGCCTCCTTAATTAATTCTCAtaagaaaattatttaattttcaagACAATATAGTTGACAATTACACATATTTAATTTGTCAACAAACTTTtttccaaaaattcaatttcattgttaaataattaaataactatcactaaaaaactaaaaaataattagTGTTAAGAAGTTGACTCATTTTCCTAAGTATAATTTCCACAACTATTTTTTAACTCATAATTTGTACCTACTTAATAAACGAgttctaataatttaaaattaatctcTAAGATAAGTAAAATCTGACGACTTTCTGAGTCTAACCACGTCGTTTATATTGTGACTGATTAAAACAAGTATTCGAGTACTCGTAATTAATGATCAAATGattctatttaattttttcaGGAACTTCCGGAGTCTCAACGAGCCGATGCAGTGAGCAGCATGGTTTATGAGGCAAGTGCAAGAATAAGAGATCCAGTATATGGATGTGCTGGTGCAATTTGTCACCTCCAAAATCAAGTCAATGAGCTTCAAGCACAATTAGCCAAGTCACAAGTTGAACTTATGAACATGCAATTGCAACAATCTAATCTATTGGCCATGATTTGCATGGAAATGAATGAAACTCCACAAGAATCACCACAACAATCAATAGACAACTTCATTTCAAGTCCTACTTATAGTAGTGATTATCAAAACAATCTCAACTTCTTTGAGGACAACACTAGCCCAAATTCATTGTGGGAGCCTCTCTGGACATGAAGATTAATGAGAATCATATTATTGATACTAATTTATCTCATATATTGTAAGACATTTCAAAATTGTTTTGATTACATATAAGAGTGATTATAATTCGGAATTGTCTATCAGATATGAGTTTAGTGATAAGAGTTTAATCTTGTAACTCCGAAAAATGGAGTTAAGAACTTATTGAGAATGTAAAATTATTGTCAGGTAATTTAAGTAATAAATAaactttatattttctattttggatTTTAAGTTAAACATTTTTTTGACATCAAatagaattattaaaagaaattgTTCTCTCATGAGTGTGCTCTATTTCTTCTTCAAAGATAGTTTTTGACTTTGTGGCTTTGGATTCGTTATAGTTCAACTAGAACACAAATTTTCATTCCAATATGTAGCATGTCAATATAAAAGACAAATCTAGGCAACAACAAGATGGAAGATTGCACAAAAGCCAAGTATATCTAACTAGACTTTACTATTAGAATAACGAGGGCGTGTGAAGTGGATTGCtgtccaatattcaaaatttatcATAGTTGTGGTTAAATagaatacaataaaatatttagagaaaaaaaataaacacgtataaaataattttatactgtcAATCAATTATAACCATGTTAAGTGTGTTTAAATTACAGGAAGAAACCTAAGAAATAACTTCAAAAGAAAGAAAGGGAAATAATAGGGTTTTATTTATCCTTACACTATTTGATCAAGGAGAAGGCGGGGGACCTGTAAAGCATCAACCATTTAAACGGATCCATCTTTTCTTAGTCCGATTCTTATATGTTGGGTGCCTCTTCCTCTTCCGCAGATTCGGATTAGTGACTAGAAGTCACAatgttgtttttaaaaaatttatgtgaTATGATTAATTGATGAATCTCAATTGAATAACAGTGTagaattattttacactgtcagtgcactatctttaatctctaaaatatttatcaaatttaaacagaaattaattaaaaaaaactcatttaTTAAGTATTGATTTGTCAATTATTTATTAGGGATGACAAAGCGGGTTGTGATCTGTCGGATCGGCCTGCACACCCAAAAAAAATAGTGGATTGAATTAAAAATTTTGACTCGCCGTCCGCCAAAATCTGCGCTCTGCCTATTTGTTTAGTCTGTCCTGCCTTAAGTCCGTCCTGTTtaagttaattttaataatttcaatttttgatagttttattttatatatttatttgtgaatatatgtaatattttaagtaaaatttgttaaaaatatattttataagaaattgtttaaaaaaataagtgaaaaattttattaaaataaaaaagtattaatttattaaaaaaaataaaaaataggcaGATAAGTCTGCCGCACGCCAAAATTTTTGTGGAGCGGGTTAGATTTTTATTTGGCGGGCTCATtcgtcctatttttttttttacaaatttaagATGCGACGGGACAAACGACCTATTTTACCACCCTATTATTTATACCAATAATATTGAATAaaagatattaaattaaaaaatatatacattgtTAAATAGTACAAATTGACTAATCAAATTTGTGGTCACAAATTACTATCTACTGTATATAAACAAAAGAAGTAGGCAAAGATTTAATAtatctaattaaaaataaaaattaaatatgtcAACTTTTTATATCCTTTTTACTTATATTTCGTTATGAAAAATAATTAGACATTTGATTAGTCGATTTTGTTAAGATAATAGTATCGCATATTATCCTTGACTCAAACTTATTGAGGTGACACTAAACACATTTGGGGACGCAAACTCAAATTGACATGTTCCAACTATGTTCAACCGAATATTCCATTTGTTCCTAATTATAAAACATTGTTATGGGTTATTTCTACTTTAAATATCATTTATACGGATATCAATATCCTTTTTATTGCACAATGGCAAATTGATCTTTATATTTGTTGAACATAATGATGAGAAATTAAGAAATTAACAGACAATAATAAATCAACAGTGGATATAAAATTAGTTAAACTTATAAGAAATTATGAAGATCAATAACAAATATATgataataaatagaataaataaaggcATTAGAGAACATTGATATTTTAATGTGGAAAATCTTTAATGTGAGACTAAAAAATTATGGGTCATCCCGACCAAAGAAATAAATCTACTATAATCTAATAAAGGTACAATAGAGTCTCAAAGTGATTCATAAACTAGCGCTAACAACAGCAAAATCATAAAGCAAACTAGCTCAGAAATAAgaaacaaaaagctgaaaaatacCCAAATTTGTAGTTTCACGCGAAGTCAATATCTCTCGGCTCATACTTTGTTTTGAAGATCCGAACGATAAAAAGGTAGATACAGGTGTTGCAAACCTTCCCTTAAAAAATGTGCTTGATCCAACAGTTAACAAATTTGAAATCGCCGATTTATTGAGACTGGTTGCAAAAAATGGAAATAGGTTTCCCTCTTTTATCTCTTTTAAAGTTAATTTTgttccttctctctctctctctctctctctctctctctctcgcaaTCCTAAATTGATTCTCTCCACTTAAATAAGTGAGACACAAATGTGTTAACATATTTAGGCCTTTCTTCACATAGGAAGGAGTCCAAATCCAACAAATCTCCCTTTCATAATTATGTGGAGAAGATCGTCAAATCAGGGATATCACAACAAGCTTCAAACTTCCCTCTTGAAATGATTTAGTCATCATATCAGAACCATTATCATTCATATGAACTTAATTAACTCCAACAACTTAGCATAAAAAAATCATGTATCCAATGATATCTCACACCAATGTGTTTGGACCTATTATAAAAGTTGGATTCTTACCAAGATGAATATTAACAAATAACACATATTTGTCTTGAACAAACCCAAACTCCTGCAAAAATTTCTTCAACCATATAAactctttgcattcttcaataatGACAATGAACTTTACCTTTATAGTAGACAATGCTACATATATTTGCAATTTGGACTGTAAATCCATTGTCCCCGTTGTAAATTTAATCATGTAGCTCGAAGtggattttttaaaatcaatgtcTCCAGCCATATCAGAGTCAGAGTACCCCTCCCGAGTAGGCTTATCCCCTCCAACGCAAAGCCTGACACAAGTAGTACCACAAAAACCTTAAAATTCATTTTACAACATTTAAATGCTCTCTGtctaaatttgataaaattttaTTGAGTGCACCAACATCATATGCTATATCTGGTCTTGTAACACCATTACATAAATCAAACTACAATAAACATACACATAAGAAACATGTTTCATATTAAACGTTTCATTTTCACTTGAAGGATTTTGATTAGAGCTCAACTTGAAATGAATAGCAAAAGGAGTGCTTACCGCCATAGGACTTTCATTTGGAATCTTTACAACACTCtttcaatataatatttttaagacaTCCAATGTTTCTTTTCCTTTCTGACACACATGATTCTAATGGCAAGAATCTATTTAGTTTCTCCTAAGTCTTTTATGGAAAATGACTCACTAAACTGCATCTTTAATCTGTCACTGTTAGAAATATTTTTCCTTACAATAagtatatcatcaacatataacaaTAGGATAATGAAGTCATTGTTAGAAAGTCTTTTAACAAAGATGTAATGATCTCATTAAAATCAGCATCCTTTCTTTGACGAAAATCTTTCACCACTAATCTAGCTTTATACCTTAGAGAACTAAATTTGCTCTCATGTTTAAATCTATAAATTCACTTGTTTTCCAAATCCCCTTTACCTCCAGGAAACTTCACTAAATcataagtgtgattatcatgcaaTGGTTTCATCTCATTATACATTGCATCCAACCACTTTTGATTCTCATCACTTTTGTGGCCTCTTGAAAACACTCACGATTTGGTGGTGACGATTTACCTACGCTGGCATGAAGCCCTGTGCAATGGTGTTTTAAGGTGATCTAGAGACATGCTCATGTGAGTTGAGAGGCTCTACTGATGACTAGTGATGCTTGGTAGAAAGCGTACAATCGTCGATGGTCGCGTGTTAAAACTGTATCGAGCATTGTGTTTTTTAGGTTGTAGAGAATGTGTATTACTTAAGATCTGTCATTTCTCCTTTGAGAGGATATGTATTTATAAAGGTATCTAGGACCCAGGGTTTCCTCGGAAAGGGTCACCACCCACTTAGTTAATAGTGGACAATTTAATCCCTATTTCCAAGGGAGTTGTAGGTGAGTTAATGACCTTGACTTTCTCTCTTCCTGAGAAACGTCTTATCCCACGTTTGCCACATAGGGGCGAGGGAAGATACGAGCGAGGCGATACCTCCCTTTGAGAGACCTTCTATTATCGCCTCTTCTAGGGTGGTACAAAGGAATCACCCTAAGCGAGGCCTTTTACAAATATAACATTATAGCCTCCTAAGTTGAATTTGAGATGATTCTCgagcttcaccaagattctcatcCTGTGACATATCATTCTCCCCTTCATCATCATTAGTTGGAATATTAACCACATCTCTAAGTTATTGATCATCAACATAATCATGTGGCTCACCATTTTTATCATCACCACCAATAGTATCCAGATTATGCGTAGGTAACCGAAATTAATATAAGAAAAATTGATATCTCTCTTGGGTGTAGTCTTATCCACCTTATCAATGTCTTCAATAGTTTGGTCTTCCATAAACACCACATTGCGGCATCTGATAAGCGTCTTCCCCACCATACTCATCTTTCCCGTAGCGAATGAAGATCCATTGTTTTGACTTTGCATCAAACTTGGATATTTCATTCTTTGGAATATGCACAAAATCATTACAACTAAATACTCCCAAATGATCATTCTTGACTTTCtttccaaatcaaattttttCTTAAACCTTATTATCCAAAGCAACAATATGAGTGAGATTAAGAACATGCATTGATGTGTAAAGTGCCTCACTCCAATAATAGACAACTTAACTTTAGAGAGCATACACCTAATATGGATCAAATCTAGTGATATGGATAATCTAGTGATGagacaaaaaaattaattattatcttCTCTAccttatattagtttttttttttttttgaatttttcatactttttaaaataataatttgttgtattgattttaatagtaaaataaatgttatttattaaaataatttattaatattattttcttttataattattaatactCTATCCAtctcaaattataaaaatattttatataaaaaaatataaaataataagtcactttacaattttaatataatattaatatatattttttaatataacctTTAACATTTAATATAATTCTTTCTTTCAACTTTTTAAATATATGCTTTATCTATAATTAATGAATGATGTTATTGTAAAatcttatataattttatttaaataaaattaattatatttattaatttatacaaaatattaaaaatgtctTATAATTTAAACTGGATATATTAATAAATAGTAACG is part of the Vicia villosa cultivar HV-30 ecotype Madison, WI linkage group LG2, Vvil1.0, whole genome shotgun sequence genome and encodes:
- the LOC131648198 gene encoding LOB domain-containing protein 1-like — encoded protein: MENDTIRNTPSKFSHSSSLPPLASQIVMSPCAACKILRRRCAEKCVLAPYFPPTEPAKFTTAHRVFGASNIIKFLQELPESQRADAVSSMVYEASARIRDPVYGCAGAICHLQNQVNELQAQLAKSQVELMNMQLQQSNLLAMICMEMNETPQESPQQSIDNFISSPTYSSDYQNNLNFFEDNTSPNSLWEPLWT